From candidate division WOR-3 bacterium, a single genomic window includes:
- the gatB gene encoding Asp-tRNA(Asn)/Glu-tRNA(Gln) amidotransferase subunit GatB, with protein MEYEVVIGLEVHIQLQTKTKLFCSCPAEFGEKPNTNICPVCLGFPGVLPVLNDNAVKLALKAALALNCQIQNVSTFARKHYFYPDLPKGYQITQYERPLAVNGFLEIKNKKIRIRRLHLEEDAGKLIHTPNFTLIDFNRCGIPLIEVVTEPDLSNAEETVEFLSELRSILRYLNVSSGDMEKGHLRCEPNISLKVNGVWGKRREIKNLNSLKSVRDALNYEFITQKKILEAGRKIEQETLLWDEMEKVTKPMRSKEEAEDYRYFPEPDLPPLVIKEEEVWEMKKGLPELPAEKRKRFVANYHLSEKEAEILVREREMADYFEEVIVAGKDSSPPFFRLAASWLINEVARVINERNITVNQFEISPQDLAQLLILLREGRITQRVAKDVFFRMVRERKKAQEIIKEEGLEKAEDLSQLELVVKEVLRENPDVVASYKRGKETVLMFLLGQVMKKTRGRFPPEKIREKILENIR; from the coding sequence CTGTCTCGGTTTTCCCGGGGTCTTACCGGTCCTAAATGATAATGCGGTGAAATTGGCGCTCAAGGCTGCCTTGGCTCTCAATTGCCAAATCCAAAATGTTTCAACCTTTGCCCGCAAGCATTATTTCTATCCCGATTTGCCCAAAGGTTATCAGATAACCCAATACGAAAGGCCTCTGGCGGTCAATGGTTTTTTGGAGATAAAGAATAAGAAGATAAGAATCCGAAGGCTCCATCTGGAGGAAGATGCCGGAAAATTAATTCATACCCCAAATTTCACCCTCATTGACTTCAATCGGTGTGGTATACCTTTGATTGAAGTTGTTACCGAGCCCGACCTTTCTAATGCCGAGGAGACTGTTGAATTCCTTTCCGAATTGCGGAGCATTTTGAGATACCTCAATGTTTCTTCGGGGGATATGGAAAAGGGGCATTTAAGATGCGAGCCGAATATCTCCTTAAAGGTTAATGGTGTCTGGGGGAAGAGGAGGGAGATAAAGAATTTGAATTCCTTAAAGAGTGTGCGGGATGCCTTAAATTATGAGTTTATCACTCAGAAGAAAATTTTAGAGGCCGGCAGGAAGATTGAGCAAGAGACCTTGCTCTGGGACGAAATGGAAAAGGTGACGAAACCGATGCGGAGCAAGGAAGAAGCCGAAGATTACCGTTACTTTCCCGAACCCGACTTACCTCCCTTGGTGATTAAAGAGGAGGAGGTGTGGGAGATGAAAAAGGGGCTTCCCGAATTGCCAGCCGAAAAAAGAAAGAGGTTTGTCGCCAATTATCATCTCTCGGAGAAGGAGGCGGAGATTTTGGTTCGGGAGAGGGAGATGGCAGATTATTTTGAAGAGGTGATTGTTGCCGGAAAGGATTCTTCGCCACCGTTCTTCCGTTTAGCCGCTTCCTGGTTGATTAACGAAGTGGCGCGGGTTATTAACGAGAGAAATATCACCGTCAATCAATTTGAGATTTCCCCCCAAGACCTCGCCCAACTTCTTATCCTTCTCCGGGAGGGGAGGATAACGCAAAGGGTGGCAAAGGATGTCTTTTTCCGGATGGTGAGGGAGAGGAAGAAGGCTCAGGAGATTATTAAAGAGGAAGGTTTGGAAAAGGCAGAAGACCTTTCCCAATTGGAATTGGTGGTAAAGGAGGTTCTAAGAGAAAACCCGGATGTGGTGGCCAGTTATAAAAGAGGGAAGGAGACAGTTCTGATGTTCCTTTTGGGTCAAGTGATGAAAAAGACCAGAGGGCGCTTTCCGCCGGAAAAAATTAGGGAAAAGATTTTAGAAAATATAAGATGA
- a CDS encoding TonB-dependent receptor: MRERTDFSLLLFLLPLFSFGAIIKGFVWEKGTREPLIGCNVYLEGTGLGSATNKEGYYIISGIKEGGYKIVFSYVGYQEIKKEIYLKRDTILTLNVEMEKEIISLPPVKVSARKSEFQEEVKGSVIKISPPQWQSFPHFLETDLIRSLQSLPGVIMANDFSAALYVRGGAADQNLILLDGVNIYNPFHLGGLFSVFDLSALKGAEFFTGGFPVEYGGRLSSVLDVDVREGNKERLGGNLGVSLLSAKVLTEGPLIGKKGKSSFLFSLRRTYFDKILPIFNINFPYHFYDGHLKTNFEISPQSKIFFSGFFNSDVFDFGFRKTRIYFDWGNKTGSVLFRHLFTPQLFTKTYLTLSRYFYDIDLAEGLVWAKDWINEISLKSEGVYYLGGNRDLKFGLEGKINQFTYDANIQGFRFDIKGMPSYFSLYLANKWKADKLLLESGLRFDNSFVSYKGRRVYSELNPRIGIKYFIRDDWAGKVLWGRYAQFVSALLPEFQPVPFLYVWVPTFGPYQPQIATHLILGLEKWFSDEVFLAIEGYYKNYPRLYEMNARLDPLLIEETILEEGKGRSLGFDLLLRKDWGRLAGWAAYSYGWVKVKFGGKEYFPFYDRRHNFNLIATYSLFPSVKFSGRLAFYSGNPYTQPVGRYRYWYWRYRYEKWDFFWSEIPGEKNKARYPSYFRTDFGLEKEFFIKETKLTVRFEVINLFNYKNLLFYYYDYEKDPPVRKGFYMLPIFPSLSVEWQF, encoded by the coding sequence ATGAGAGAGAGGACCGATTTCTCGCTTCTTCTCTTTCTTCTTCCCCTTTTTTCTTTTGGGGCAATAATTAAAGGTTTCGTTTGGGAAAAGGGGACAAGAGAGCCTTTGATTGGTTGTAATGTCTATTTGGAAGGAACGGGTTTGGGAAGTGCTACCAATAAAGAAGGTTATTACATCATCTCCGGGATTAAAGAAGGGGGATACAAAATCGTTTTCAGTTATGTTGGTTATCAGGAGATAAAAAAAGAGATTTACTTAAAGAGGGATACCATTCTCACCCTCAATGTGGAGATGGAAAAGGAGATTATCAGTTTACCGCCGGTGAAGGTCTCAGCGAGGAAGAGTGAATTTCAAGAAGAGGTGAAAGGGAGCGTGATTAAGATCTCCCCACCCCAATGGCAATCCTTTCCCCATTTTTTAGAAACCGATCTCATCCGTTCTCTCCAATCCTTGCCCGGAGTGATTATGGCTAATGACTTCTCGGCAGCGCTCTATGTGCGGGGTGGGGCAGCCGATCAGAATTTAATCCTCTTAGATGGAGTGAATATCTATAACCCTTTCCATCTCGGTGGTCTCTTTTCGGTATTTGACTTATCCGCCTTAAAAGGGGCGGAATTTTTTACCGGTGGCTTTCCGGTGGAATACGGAGGGAGGCTCTCCTCAGTTTTGGATGTTGATGTGCGGGAAGGAAATAAGGAACGTTTAGGAGGAAATTTAGGGGTTTCGCTCCTTTCAGCGAAAGTTTTAACCGAAGGACCACTTATCGGGAAAAAGGGGAAGAGTTCTTTCCTTTTTTCTCTCCGCCGTACCTACTTTGATAAAATCCTGCCAATTTTTAATATCAATTTCCCCTACCATTTTTATGATGGTCATCTGAAGACCAATTTTGAGATTTCTCCGCAGAGCAAAATTTTCTTCTCCGGGTTCTTTAATTCCGATGTGTTTGATTTTGGTTTTCGGAAGACCCGGATCTATTTTGATTGGGGGAATAAGACGGGAAGTGTCCTTTTCCGGCATCTCTTCACCCCCCAACTCTTTACTAAGACCTATCTCACCCTCAGTCGCTACTTCTATGATATTGACTTAGCAGAAGGTTTAGTCTGGGCAAAAGATTGGATTAACGAAATCTCTCTGAAAAGTGAAGGGGTTTACTATTTAGGAGGGAATCGGGATTTGAAGTTCGGCTTGGAGGGAAAGATAAATCAATTCACATATGATGCCAATATCCAGGGTTTCCGTTTTGACATCAAGGGGATGCCCAGTTATTTCAGTCTTTATCTGGCTAATAAATGGAAGGCGGATAAGTTGCTTTTGGAATCGGGTTTGCGATTTGACAATTCCTTTGTCTCTTATAAGGGGAGGCGGGTCTATTCCGAATTAAATCCCCGGATTGGGATTAAGTACTTTATTCGGGATGATTGGGCGGGAAAGGTCTTATGGGGGAGATATGCCCAGTTTGTGAGCGCCCTCCTTCCGGAATTTCAGCCGGTCCCTTTTCTTTATGTCTGGGTGCCAACCTTTGGTCCCTATCAACCGCAGATCGCCACCCACCTCATTTTGGGGTTGGAGAAGTGGTTTTCGGACGAGGTCTTCTTGGCGATTGAAGGTTATTATAAAAATTACCCAAGGCTTTATGAGATGAACGCCAGGTTAGACCCCCTCTTGATTGAGGAGACAATCTTAGAAGAGGGAAAGGGGAGAAGTTTAGGTTTTGATCTCCTTCTGCGAAAAGACTGGGGAAGGTTAGCGGGTTGGGCAGCTTATTCCTACGGTTGGGTGAAGGTTAAATTCGGCGGCAAGGAATATTTTCCTTTTTACGACCGGCGACATAATTTCAATCTGATTGCTACTTATTCTCTTTTCCCTTCGGTCAAATTTTCCGGGCGGCTCGCCTTTTATTCCGGCAATCCTTACACCCAACCGGTCGGTCGTTATCGCTATTGGTATTGGCGTTATCGTTATGAGAAGTGGGATTTTTTCTGGTCCGAAATTCCCGGAGAGAAGAATAAGGCGAGATATCCCTCTTACTTTCGGACGGATTTTGGGCTGGAGAAGGAGTTTTTCATCAAGGAGACGAAACTTACCGTCCGCTTTGAGGTGATAAATCTTTTCAATTATAAAAACCTCCTCTTTTACTACTACGATTACGAAAAGGACCCACCGGTGAGAAAAGGTTTCTATATGTTACCAATCTTTCCCTCTTTGAGTGTGGAATGGCAATTTTGA
- a CDS encoding PhoH family protein, translating into MKLSVPLKGINPVLILGIADSNLSFISKFFSSQIIVRNDRVRIRGPQREAEQVRNLFLNLIKRLRKGETLNLQIIKEEIEMVKSQSETALEVKEGLGITTPKKVIYPKTEHQREYLLAIDEYEIVIAIGPAGTGKTYLAVAKAISNLLSGKVERIILTRPAVEAGESLGFLPGDFREKVSPYLRPLYDALFDMLPMEKVKRLIDEEIIEVAPLAYMRGRTLSDAFIILDEGQNTTQTQMKMFLTRLGYNSKAIVTGDITQIDLQGKTLSGLVDARNRLSKVSGVKIVYFDQTDVTRPPIVSRIIRAYED; encoded by the coding sequence GTGAAGTTGTCGGTCCCCTTAAAGGGGATAAACCCAGTTTTAATTCTGGGGATTGCCGATTCTAATCTTTCTTTTATTAGTAAATTCTTCTCCTCCCAAATAATTGTCCGTAATGACCGGGTAAGGATAAGAGGACCTCAGAGAGAGGCGGAGCAGGTGAGGAATCTCTTTCTCAATCTTATAAAGAGATTACGTAAGGGGGAGACTTTGAATCTCCAAATTATTAAAGAGGAGATAGAAATGGTGAAGAGTCAATCGGAAACTGCCTTAGAGGTAAAAGAAGGGTTAGGAATTACCACTCCGAAAAAGGTCATTTACCCTAAAACCGAACATCAGAGGGAATATCTCTTGGCGATTGACGAGTATGAGATTGTCATCGCCATTGGTCCGGCCGGAACCGGCAAGACTTACTTGGCGGTGGCGAAGGCGATCTCTAACCTCCTTTCGGGAAAGGTGGAAAGGATTATCCTTACCCGCCCAGCGGTGGAGGCGGGAGAGTCTTTAGGTTTTCTCCCCGGTGATTTCCGGGAGAAGGTCTCCCCTTACCTCCGGCCCCTCTACGATGCCCTCTTTGATATGTTACCAATGGAGAAGGTAAAAAGGTTGATTGATGAGGAGATCATTGAAGTAGCACCCTTAGCCTATATGAGAGGGAGGACCCTCTCTGATGCCTTCATCATCTTAGACGAAGGTCAGAATACCACCCAAACCCAGATGAAGATGTTTTTAACCCGTTTGGGATATAATTCTAAGGCGATTGTTACGGGTGATATCACGCAGATTGATCTGCAAGGGAAGACCCTCTCCGGCCTGGTTGATGCCCGAAACCGGTTGAGTAAGGTTTCCGGGGTGAAGATTGTCTATTTTGACCAGACCGATGTCACCCGCCCGCCCATCGTCTCCCGCATCATTAGGGCTTATGAAGATTAA
- a CDS encoding rRNA maturation RNAse YbeY encodes MKINFFWEGGEKKTPLLKGGEVRKIVRKVVRDLGIRGKELNIIFCSSPYIKDLARRYLQKDYEPACLTFPFREKGFLGEIYINYHSLPHFPIAHLLEHALKHFLRE; translated from the coding sequence ATGAAGATTAACTTCTTTTGGGAAGGAGGGGAGAAGAAAACTCCTCTCTTAAAGGGAGGGGAAGTTAGAAAAATAGTGAGAAAGGTGGTGAGAGATCTCGGGATAAGAGGGAAGGAGTTGAATATTATCTTCTGCTCTTCCCCATATATCAAGGATCTGGCGCGAAGGTATTTGCAAAAGGATTACGAACCAGCCTGCCTTACCTTCCCTTTTCGGGAGAAAGGGTTTTTGGGTGAGATCTATATAAATTATCACTCCCTTCCTCACTTTCCCATCGCTCATTTATTAGAACATGCCTTGAAGCATTTCCTTCGGGAATAA